A stretch of Fusarium fujikuroi IMI 58289 draft genome, chromosome FFUJ_chr10 DNA encodes these proteins:
- a CDS encoding related to myo-inositol transport protein ITR1 translates to MGKSRQNSTTTVDREKDEIQKAMGHEKAEFEALEVARHGGREIDELIDDMERQLDESGGLKKGFFQIQFANPKHFTWLLVAFASMGGLLSGLDQSLISGANLFLPDDLGLTEHENSLVNSGMPLGAVGGALLLSPANEYFGRKGAIIISIILYTIGAALEAGSINFGMIVSSRVILGLGVGLEGGTVPVYVAETVERRIRGNLVSLYQFNIALGEVLGYAVGAIFLNVPGNWRYILGSSLLFSTIMFFGMLFLPESPRFLIHQKRHLDAYKVWKRIRGIEDRESREEFYVMSASVISEENAVAEGAKNHRFPWMDFFTEPRARRALVYANIMILLGQLTGVNAIMYYMSVLMNQIGFDKKESNYMSLVGGGSLLLGTIPAIFLMERFGRRFWAITMLPGFFIGLVLIGVSYQFDVKTQLQTVEGLYLSGLIIYMGFFGSYACLTWVVPSEVYPTYLRSYGMTTSDALLFLASFVVTYNFTAMQNAMGRTGLALGFYGGIAFVGEIYQIFFMPETKNKTLEEIDVVFSRPTMDIVKENWAGVKETTHLLLTGHWHKVFVEQAMTDPKDQVQVSHA, encoded by the exons ATGGGTAAGAGTCGTCAGAACTCGACCACCACGGTCGACcgtgagaaggatgagatccAGAAGGCTATGGGCCACGAAAAAGCAGAATTCGAAGCCCTTGAAGTAGCTCGTCATGGCGGTCGTGAGATCGACGAGCTCATCGATGACATGGAGCGCCAGCTCGATGAGTCTGGTGGTCTGAAGAAGGGCTTCTTCCAGATCCAGTTCGCCAACCCTAAGCACTTCACCTGGCTCCTGGTAGCCTTCGCGTCCATGGGTGGTCTCCTCTCCGGTCTTGACCAGTCTCTCATCAGCGGCGCGAATTTATTCCTGCCTGACGACCTTGGTCTCACTGAGCACGAGAACAGTCTTGTCAACTCTGGTATGCCGcttggtgctgttggtggCGCGCTGCTGTTGTCGCCTGCGAACGAGTACTTTGGTCGAAAGGGCGCTATCATCATCTCTATTATTCTATACACTATTGGTGCTGCCTTGGAAGCTGGTTCAATCAACTTTG GTATGATTGTCTCGTCCCGTGTCATTCTCGGTCTCGGAGTTGGTCTTGAAGGCGGTACAGTCCCTGTCTACGTCGCCGAAACCGTCGAGCGCCGAATCCGTGGTAACCTCGTCTCTCTGTACCAATTCAATATCGCCCTCGGTGAAGTTCTTGGCTACGCTGTAGGCGCCATCTTTCTCAATGTCCCCGGAAACTGGCGCTACATTCTCGGTTcatctctcctcttctcaaccaTCATGTTTTTCGGCATGCTCTTCCTCCCCGAGTCTCCCCGTTTCCTCATCCACCAGAAGCGCCACCTCGATGCCTACAAGGTCTGGAAGCGTATTCGCGGTATTGAGGACCGCGAATCCCGTGAGGAGTTCTACGTCATGAGTGCCTCTGTCATCTCGGAGGAGAATGCTGTCGCTGAGGGTGCCAAGAACCATCGCTTCCCTTGGATGGACTTCTTTACTGAGCCCCGTGCTCGTCGCGCTCTTGTCTACGCCAACATCATgattcttcttggccagctcaCTGGTGTCAATGCTATCATGTACTACATGTCTGTTCTCATGAACCAGATTGGCTTTGACAAGAAGGAATCCAACTACATGTcccttgttggtggtgggtctcttctcctcggtACTATTCCCGCCATCTTCCTTATGGAGAGGTTCGGTCGACGCTTCTGGGCTATCACTATGTTGCCTGGATTCTTTATCGGACTGGTCTTGATTGGTGTCAGTTATCAGTTCGATGTCAAGACTCAGCTTCAGACTGTTGAGGGTCTTTACCTCTCCGGCCTCATCATCTACATGGGCTTCTTCGGTTCCTACGCTTGTCTGACCTGGGTTGTTCCCTCTGAGGTCTACCCAACCTACCTTCGAAGTTACGGAATGACTACATCTgatgctcttctcttcctcgcctcTTTCGTCGTCACCTACAACTTCACTGCCATGCAAAACGCCATGGGCAGGACTGGTCTTGCTCTGGGCTTCTATGGCGGTATTGCGTTCGTTGGTGAGATCTACCAGATCTTCTTCATgcccgagaccaagaacaagactctgGAAGAGATTGATGTTGTCTTCTCTAGACCTACCATGGATATTGTTAAGGAGAACTGGGCTGGTGTTAAGGAGACTACTCACCTCCTCCTCACTGGACATTGGCACAAGGTCTTTGTCGAGCAGGCCATGACTGATCCTAAGGATCAGGTCCAGGTTTCTCATGCTTAG
- a CDS encoding related to PHO89-Na+/phosphate co-transporter, translating into MVLEAYTYVFAIGSCFALLEAYNNGANDVANAWATSVSSRSVTYRGAMVLCCIFELLGALAVGARTASTIKNGIIPMESFRDNAGVQLLAFACASAGASIWVMWCTKHNAHVSSTYSLISSLAGVGIATVGASKVEWGWNGGQGLGAIFAGLGMAPAIAGCFAAIIFSLVKFVVHVRKNPVPWAVWTSPFFFLIAGTICTLSIVYKGSPRLGLAEKPAWYIASVTLGVGFGLFFLSAIFFVPFVHAVVIKKDYTLRWWDAVQGPLLFKRPAPPDAENARVPNYAVIQHGPEEDDVSVSQESEDPSPKKISDDEITPAAAPSSEVNEKQHLNLSESTQEDYQKMLKKAEEKHHANLRKGKGPLGWAMRTLHANPIGAGSIHETHNLIALVKRIPAQIVVALLYGAHYDIHTAQMGIEATPEGRRMARVYEHAPKYPNEVEYLYSFVQVITACTASFAHGANDVGNAVGVWAGMYAAWHSGKPAEKKAEVPLWQIGIVAATICIGFITYGYNIMKVMGNKITYHSPSRGSSMEMGAAITVLVFSQYKLPVSTSMCITGATVGVGLCNGSLKAVNWKRVFLLVFSWIMTIPIAGLIGGCLMGLALNAPHF; encoded by the exons ATGGTTCTCGAGGCTTATACTTACGTCTTTGCCATTGGCAGTTGCTTCGCTCTGCTTGAGGCCTACAACAACGGTGCCA ACGATGTCGCCAACGCTTGGGCTACCAGTGTCTCATCGCGCTCCGTCACATACCGAGGAGCCATGGTGCTCTGCTGTATCTTCGAACTCCTCGGCGCCCTAGCAGTTGGTGCCCGAACCGCCTCGACAATCAAGAACGGCATCATCCCCATGGAGTCGTTCCGCGACAACGCCGGTGTCCAGCTCCTCGCCTTCGCCTGTGCCTCGGCCGGTGCTTCCATCTGGGTTATGTGGTGCACCAAGCACAACGCCCACGTCTCCTCCACATACTCGCTTATCTCGTCGCTCGCTGGTGTCGGTATCGCTACTGTTGGTGCTAGCAAGGTCGAGTGGGGCTGGAACGGTGGTCAGGGTCTCGGTGCTATCTTTGCTGGTCTCGGTATGGCTCCTGCTATCGCTGGTTGCTTtgctgccatcatcttctccctCGTCAAGTTCGTTGTCCACGTCCGAAAGAACCCTGTTCCTTGGGCTGTCTGGacctctcccttcttcttcctcatcgccgGTACCATCTGCACTCTCTCTATCGTCTACAAGGGATCTCCCCGTCTTGGGCTCGCTGAGAAGCCTGCTTGGTACATCGCCTCCGTCACTCTCGGTGTCGGATTcggtctcttcttcctctctgccatcttcttcgtccccTTCGTCCACGCCGtcgtcatcaagaaggattACACTCTTCGCTGGTGGGATGCCGTCCAGGGCCCTCTCCTGTTCAAGCGCCCCGCTCCTCCTGATGCCGAGAACGCTCGCGTTCCCAACTACGCTGTCATCCAGCACGGtcccgaggaagatgatgtctCCGTCTCCCAAGAGTCTGAGGACCCCAGCCCCAAGAAGAtcagcgacgatgagatCACTCCCGCCGCTGCCCCCAGCTCCGAGGTCAACGAGAAGCAGCACCTCAACCTTTCCGAGTCTACCCAGGAGGATTACCAGAAGATGCTtaagaaggctgaggagaagcaCCACGCCAACCTccgcaagggcaaggggCCTCTCGGCTGGGCCATGCGCACTCTCCACGCCAACCCCATCGGTGCCGGTTCCATCCACGAGACCCACAACCTGATTGCCCTCGTCAAGCGCATCCCCGCTCAGATCGTCGTCGCTCTTCTCTACGGTGCTCACTACGACATCCACACTGCTCAGATGGGTATTGAGGCTACTCCCGAGGGTCGCCGTATGGCCCGTGTCTACGAGCACGCTCCCAAGTACCCCAACGAGGTTGAGTACCTGTACTCTTTCGTCCAGGTCATCACTGCCTGCACTGCTTCTTTCGCTCACGGTGCCAACGATGTCGGTAACGCTGTCGGTGTCTGGGCTGGTATGTACGCTGCTTGGCACTCTGGCAAGCccgccgagaagaaggccgaggttCCTCTCTGGCAGATTGGTATTGTCGCTGCCACCATTTGCATCGGTTTCATCACCTACGGTTACAACATCATGAAGG TTATGGGTAACAAGATCACCTACCACTCTCCCAGCCGTGGTTCCTCCATGGAGATGGGTGCTGCCATCACcgtcctcgtcttctctCAGTACAAGCTCCCTGTCTCCACCTCCATGTGTATCACTGGTGCCACCGTCGGTGTCGGTCTCTGCAACGGCAGCCTCAAGGCCGTCAACTGGAAGCGAGTTTTCCTCCTCGTTTTCTCCTGGATCATGACCATCCCCATCGCCGGTCTTATCGGTGGATGTCTCATGGGTCTCGCCCTCAACGCCCCTCACTTCTAA
- a CDS encoding related to cell wall mannoprotein, whose product MRSFIAIAALAISGAVAGPCKPRTTETSTSVASETSSAAVEATTLPAPPVDSIITNTCTGGGLTSLDPFVIDGDVTLNTNDGYNPGGGSSDKSCAALSAQSAGTRKRQTLGEIAALKQLLTGLNVRTQYTVQFFYLVFTPPQATTSCVLEAFIGSQKFFTTGIFSNGASVSYNEVLVSTSAPATQGFLNIQTTCSGGGSAMVLVDSIFISNQVTPENINDFRLDFGGGDIREPVNSLPTTRIAPTTQRGPATQTFPATQDGPSTQTPPATQSQPATQNGPATQTLPATQNGPATESEPATQNGPSTATNVPTQGTESTSAPANPNDATTQTVNPGFQTSTSANGGASTEANFASTTTRPDTQPATPTPVGSQTVTAFDPDATIGPLNNAQPPQDNCVSTNLIPNGDFESASSGWEITGNAGITYNGQYGPQARANSGNLAMALQWPQKNGVKAGFKRTITGLMPGQTYYLGYGHHTGNGAHLPYYECDILVKFDGVNFDDFDPFYDPNAWWQYRNRMNYVTPTHSTVELSFVLTCKSNPAAFTLLMDDIFLSACQK is encoded by the exons ATGCGCtccttcatcgccatcgcgGCACTAGCCATTTCTGGCGCCGTCGCTGGGCCTTGCAAGCCTCGAACTACTGAGACTTCGACATCTGTCGCTTCAGAGACTTcgtctgctgctgttgaagccACGACTCTACCTGCGCCTCCGGTCGattccatcatcaccaacacttGTACCGGTGGTGGCCTTACGAGCCTCGATCCTTTCGTCATCGACGGCGATGTCACCCTGAACACTAACGATGGTTATAATCCCGGCGGTGGGAGCTCAGACAAGAGCTGCGCTGCGCTTAGTGCCCAGTCTGCTGGAACGCGCAAGCGTCAGACTCTCGGAGAGATTGCGGCGCTGAAGCAGTTGCTCACTGGCCTGAATGTGCGAACTCAGTACACCGTCCAATTCTTCTACCTCGTCTTCACTCCTCCCCAGGCGACAACATCTTGTGTTCTCGAAGCATTCATCGGTTCGCAGAAGTTCTTCACCACTGGCATTTTCTCCAATGGTGCTAGCGTTAGCTACAACGAGGTCTTGGTCTCGACTTCTGCGCCTGCTACCCAGGGCTTCTTGAACATCCAGACTACATGCTCTGGTGGAGGTTCTGCCATGGTGCTTGTTGACTCTATCTTCATCTCTAACCAGGTCACTCCGGAGAACATCAACGACTTTAGACTTGACTTTGGAGGCGGTGATATTCGTGAGCCTGTGAATAGCCTCCCTACTACTCGGATTGCTCCAACTACTCAGCGTGGACCTGCTACCCAGACTTTCCCCGCTACTCAGGATGGTCCTTCTACACAAACCCCTCCTGCTACCCAATCTCAACCTGCTACCCAGAACGGCCCTGCTACTCAGACTCTTCCCGCCACCCAGAATGGACCTGCTACCGAGTCTGAGCCTGCTACTCAGAATGGCCCTTCTACTGCCACCAATGTTCCTACCCAAGGCACCGAGTCTACTTCCGCTCCTGCCAACCCCAACGACGCCACCACTCAGACAGTCAATCCTGGCTTCCAGACCAGCACCTCTGCAAACGGCGGTGCCTCGACTGAAGCCAACTTTGCTTCCACCACGACTCGTCCCGACACCCAGCCTGCCACTCCTACTCCCGTTGGCTCCCAAACCGTCACTGCTTTCGACCCTGATGCCACCATCGGCCCTCTCAACAACGCCCAGCCTCCTCAGGACAACTGCGTCAGCACCAACCTTATTCCCAACGGTGACTTTGAGTCTGCATCAAGTGGTTGGGAGATCACCGGAAACGCTGGTATCACCTACAACGGCCAGTACGGTCCTCAAGCTCGTGCCAACAGCGGAAACCTCGCCAT GGCTCTGCAATGGCCCCAAAAGAATGGCGTCAAAGCCGGTTTCAAGCGAACCATCACAGGCCTCATGCCCGGCCAGACCTACTATCTCGGCTACGGCCACCACACGGGCAACGGCGCTCATCTCCCTTACTACGAATGCGACATCCTCGTCAAGTTTGACGGTGTCAACTTTGATGACTTTGATCCTTTCTACGATCCTAATGCTTGGTGGCAGTACCGCAACCGCATGAACTATGTCACGCCCACGCATTCTACTGTTGAGCTGTCGTTTGTTCTCACTTGCAAGAGTAACCCTGCTGCTTTTACGCTTCTTATGGATGATATTTTCCTTTCTGCTTGTCAGAAATAA
- a CDS encoding related to isotrichodermin C-15 hydroxylase (cytochrome P-450 monooxygenase CYP65A1) has translation MLVTCQFSDKPVTALAQDYFFNHLSLLVLGICFFLSLQRPIVASTMGPILAFIAILGLYLLGNAIYYVTLHPLANIPGPKICGITRIPYWLASLKGEDVKWMKSLHDRYGPVVRFGPTDVSYTASEAWNDIHGPKVTEKAQEFSVQPVNGVPSMLTTNTENHTRVRRLFSPAFSERALKQQEPLFKKYSDLLMYKIAEVGNDGAKPVEMTQLLNFTTFDVMAELCFGHPLNLLAQNEYSPWVRSIFESLKMLPIASMINYYPILNAIFTRFEPKSVTQQRVTHCKHSEDRVNHRLENGSDQPDVWNLVMSAKEGKGLTLQEMHSNAELFMLAGSETTATLLSGCLYNLLTYPEKMKTLLEEIRGKFTNTDDLTFERLAELKYMNACLKEALRVYPPVPIGSPRVVQPGGQQILGKYITPETRVSVHHYSTYHSESNFKDADTFVPERWLKTDSKYAGDMWEAHQPFGFGPRNCLGQNMAMHEMRLILATLLFKYDLELCEESRNWADQKSFALWIKTPLMMRAKPVATHTRLNI, from the exons ATGTTGGTTACCTGTCAGTTTTCCGACAAGCCAGTCACCGCCCTCGCCCAAGATTACTTCTTCAATCACCTCtctctcctcgtcctcggcatttgctttttcctcTCGCTACAAAGGCCTATTGTCGCGTCCACAATGGGACCTATTCTCGCATTCATAGCCATTCTGGGCTTGTATCTTCTCGGCAATGCAATTTATTATGTCACGCTGCATCCGCTAGCCAACATCCCCGGCCCGAAGATCTGTGGGATCACCCGCATTCCCTACTGGTTGGCTTCGCTCAAGGGCGAGGATGTCAAGTGGATGAAGAGCTTGCACGATCGGTATGGACCGGTTGTTCGCTTTGGCCCGACGGATGTGAGCTATACGGCTAGCGAGGCCTGGAATGATATCCATGGACCTAAAGTCACGGAGAAGGCGCAGGAGTTTTCTGTGCAGCCTGTGAACG GCGTTCCTAGTATGCTTACCACCAATACTGAGAACCATACACGCGTGCGACGCCTGTTTTCACCGGCCTTCTCAGAGCGCGCCTTGAAACAACAAGAACCTCTGTTCAAGAAGTACTCAGACCTTCTCATGTATAAAATCGCCGAAGTTGGAAACGACGGTGCCAAACCAGTTGAGATGACGCAGCTGCTCAACTTCACAACTTTTGACGTAATGGCAGAGCTCTGCTTCGGCCATCCTCTCAATCTTCTAGCGCAGAATGAATACTCCCCTTGGGTGAGGTCTATTTTCGAATCGCTCAAGATGCTGCCTATTGCGTCTATGATTAACTACTACCCGATTCTCAACGCCATATTCACACGTTTTGAACCAAAGTCAGTTACACAACAGCGCGTCACGCATTGCAAACACTCAGAAGATCGTGTGAATCACCGTTTGGAGAATGGTTCTGATCAGCCTGATGTTTGGAACTTGGTCATGTCGGCAAAGGAGGGCAAGGGACTTACGCTTCAGGAGATGCACTCTAATGCGGAGCTGTTTATGCTTGCTGGATCTGAGACGACGG CGACACTACTAAGCGGTTGTCTTTATAACTTGCTTACGTACCCTGAGAAAATGAAGACACTACTTGAAGAGATTCGCGGCAAGTTCACGAATACCGACGACCTTACGTTCGAACGCCTAGCCGAGCTAAAGTACATGAATGCCTGTCTGAAGGAAGCTCTTCGCGTCTACCCCCCAGTCCCCATCGGAAGCCCACGAGTCGTCCAACCAGGCGGCCAGCAAATCTTGGGCAAGTATATCACACCAGAGACACGCGTATCAGTTCACCATTACTCCACCTACCACTCTGAATCAAACTTCAAGGACGCCGATACCTTCGTGCCGGAGAGATGGCTCAAGACGGACTCAAAGTATGCTGGAGATATGTGGGAGGCTCACCAACCCTTTGGATTTGGGCCTCGAAATTGTCTTGGCCAGAACATGGCTATGCATGAGATGAGGCTCATTCTGGCGACGTTGCTGTTCAAGTATGATCTTGAGTTGTGTGAGGAGAGTCGGAATTGGGCGGATCAGAAGTCTTTTGCGTTGTGGATCAAAACTCCGTTGATGATGCGGGCGAAACCTGTCGCTACGCATACTAGGCTTAATATCTGA
- a CDS encoding related to UDP-N-acetyl-D-mannosamine 6-dehydrogenase, with the protein MPIVANLVQRPAPRSKVLAHHTKTKQNHAAKTSPAKPIMAPTEATPLVAVIGVGFVGTGLVDSFSSKYEIMGFDISEDRLEFLRGEFSARPNVSFTSKESDLGKATHFLISVPTLLRSDRTIDLSYLRSALRRVEQWARPGCTVVIESSVSVGLTRELLGPIAKAKGLFAGMSPERIDPGRVEPPMRSIPKVVSGLDDVIPGSLDAVVRLYGRVFDSIVPVSKPEVAEMCKLYENCQRMMCIAYANEMADACKGLGIDAFEVSRAAATKPFGYMPYTPSLGVGGHCIPVNPYYLLSNCEFPLLEACADKMNKRPATQAQKIVDELRGTSKTKRRDSGIDLSKRILVVGMGFKAGQDHLVNSPGLQLAKELQKLSMDVTFADSLVKQTAVPDIPRLADEDWTKEELESFDMIVVSFKQWGMDFDVLDGVSVPVQMWCQ; encoded by the exons ATGCCTATCGTTGCCAATCTTGTCCAGAGACCTGCTCCTCGCAGCAAGGTTCTTGCCCAccataccaagaccaagcagaACCATGCAGCCAAGACTTCACCCGCCAAGCCCATCATGGCACCCACTGAGGCTACTCCTCTTGTCGCAGTGATCGGCGTCGGCTTCGTTGGTACTGGTCTTGTTGACTCTTTTTCCTCCAAGTACGAGATCATGGGCTTCGACATCTCTGAAGATCGCCTTGAGTTCCTCAGGGGAGAGTTCAGTGCTCGACCCAACGTCTCTTTCACTTCCAAAGAGTCTGATCTTGGCAAGGCTACCCACTTCCTCATCTCTGTTCCTACCCTTCTTCGCTCTGACCGCACCATTGACCTCTCATACCTTCGCTCTGCTCTTCGTCGTGTTGAGCAGTGGGCTCGTCCTGGCTGCACTGTTGTCATTGAGAGCTCCGTCTCTGTCGGTCTCACTCGCGAACTTCTTGGTCCCATTGCTAAGGCCAAGGGTCTCTTCGCCGGAATGTCTCCCGAG CGCATTGATCCCGGCCGAGTTGAGCCTCCCATGCGATCCATCCCCAAGGTCGTTTCTGGCCTCGATGATGTCATCCCTGGATCTCTCGACGCCGTTGTCCGTCTCTATGGCCGCGTCTTTGACAGCATTGTCCCTGTCTCCAAGCCTGAAGTTGCTGAGATGTGCAAGCTCTACGAGAACTGCCAACGCATGATGTGCATCGCCTATGCCAACGAGATGGCTGACGCTTGCAAGGGTCTTGGCATTGACGCCTTCGAAGTGTCTCGCGCTGCTGCCACTAAGCCCTTCGGTTACATGCCCTATACTCCTAGCCTCGGAGTTGGTGGTCACTGCATCCCTGTTAACCCCTACTACCTCCTCTCCAACTGCGAGTTCCCCCTCCTTGAGGCCTGCGCCGACAAGATGAACAAGCGCCCTGCAACCCAGGCTCAGAAGATCGTGGATGAACTCCGTGGtaccagcaagaccaagcGTCGTGACTCTGGTATTGATCTCAGCAAGCGAATCCTCGTTGTCGGCATGGGCTTCAAGGCCGGACAGGACCATCTCGTCAACTCTCCTGGTCTGCAGCTCGCGAAGGAGCTCCAGAAGCTTTCCATGGACGTCACCTTCGCCGACTCTCTGGTGAAGCAGACTGCTGTCCCCGACATTCCCCGATTGGCTGATGAGGACTGGACgaaggaggagcttgagagctTTGACATGATCGTTGTCAGCTTCAAGCAGTGGGGTATGGACTTTGATGTCTTGGACGGGGTCTCTGTTCCTGTGCAGATGTGGTGCCAATAG
- a CDS encoding related to chitin synthase, whose amino-acid sequence MASLSTRPRSAMYSFEAKKAYFDNKFVNETLHVPDRPPMRHMRSWHNTSFSSTAETVVGDHDHDHHHHKKDAPFFTLNVISEQPPTPPEEPKIQQDPFFSPPTENPFKLKVSPSKDSFFSTTSEESVCPLETDPEIPSPATSLPPKIVSSKFVAPAPVYANDSIETCGYPKIDDPVDPARILSKRDLRNQRVAFMGIIVIINICMAITAFFGRKSKLIFIVILFVKSKDFLSAILSPTGMMYRAIHDKFYPPKPVSRKWILSLIPAYSESEEQIVKTIFSLRDNGVEPHKQVMVVILDGKPRDVRSHMTRMVREFQRPYVSLKWKKGVLNVLAGFMEDVPVIVIEKVKNAGKKDSLILCHDLFNFPRENSPLYTKLLRKEMWDEILPELTKGEDFKGFDMVFCTDADSTIYKGAVALLANALARDDKAIAACGLVLVELEPGYEWSFWNLYQQFQYTFGQYVRRRAEGFIGKVTCLPGCITMIAVRPEMAGAIRKYAEPVTGELVINHQVQYLGTDRRLTYSMLSQGEHLRTLFVPDAVSETVAPQSLFHYLSQRRRWGSNAYFNNYFYLAGEKMITITRIAASVEVIRLSLVYYRILNTALFIASCVRHVSAIKLVPMLVVGQLPSLWFFCSILLEPELRKRGHKLAIGYLINKCVSPVMSVIIFTKVATNLGSQVWGVSGVTASSGPVPPQVEITDEEAKLFEVEIDDLSAAEKGEAPLLLKSLLDDETIAKPERCRLKDERGDVEC is encoded by the exons ATGGCTTCTCTAAGTACACGGCCGAGAAGTGCCATGTACTCCttcgaggccaagaaggcttACTTTGATAACAAGTTTGTCAATGAGACCCTTCATGTTCCTGACCGTCCTCCTATGCGGCATATGAGATCATGGCACAAcacttccttctcttctacAGCAGAgactgttgttggtgatcatgatcatgatcaccaccatcacaagAAAGATGCCCCGTTCTTTACTCTCAATGTCATCTCAGAGCAACCCCCTACACCACCTGAAGAGCCCAAGATCCAACAAGACCCTTTCTTCTCCCCTCCCACAGAAAACcccttcaagctcaaagtcTCTCCATCAAAGgactctttcttctctacCACCAGTGAAGAGAGTGTCTGCCCTCTTGAGACAGACCCTGAAATCCCTAGCCCTGCCACCTCTCTCCCCCCAAAGATCGTCTCATCGAAATTTGTTGCACCGGCGCCAGTGTATGCAAATGACAGCATTGAGACATGCGGTTATCCCAAGATCGACGACCCTGTCGATCCTGCGAGGATCCTATCGAAAAGGGATCTGCGCAACCAGAGAGTCGCCTTCATGGGAATCATTGTCATTATCAACATCTGCATGGCGATCACTGCCTTCTTTGGTAGGAAGAGCAAGttgatcttcatcgtcatcttgtTCGTCAAGAGCAAGGATTTCCTATCTGCGATCCTGTCACCCACCGGGATGATGTATCGTGCTATCCATGACAAGTTTTACCCACCAAAGCCTGTCAGCCGAAAATGGATCTTGTCTCTCATCCCTGCTTACTCCGAGAGTGAGGAGCAGATCGTCAAGactatcttctctcttcGGGATAATGGTGTTGAGCCTCACAAGCAAGTCATGgtcgtcatcctcgatgGCAAGCCTCGAGATGTTCGATCACACATGACGAGAATGGTCCGCGAGTTCCAGCGCCCTTACGTTTCCCTCAAATGGAAGAAGGGTGTTTTGAACGTCCTCGCCGGTTTCATGGAAGACGTCCCTGTCATTGTtatcgagaaggtcaagaacgctggcaagaaggattCCCTCATCCTCTGCCACGACCTCTTTAACTTTCCTCGTGAGAATTCTCCTCTGTACACAAAACTTCTACGAAAGGAGATGTGGGACGAGATTCTCCCTGAGTTGACCAAGGGCGAGGACTTCAAGGGCTTTGATATGGTTTTCTGCACCGATGCCGACTCTACTATCTACAAGGGCGCTGTAGCTCTTCTGGCCAATGCTCTTGCTCGTGATGACAAGGCTATTGCTGCTTGTGGGCTTGTCCTGGTTGAGCTTGAACCTGGATATGAATGGTCTTTTTGGAATCTTTATCAACAATTTCAG TACACGTTTGGACAGTATGTCAGACGGCGAGCCGAAGGGTTCATTGGAAAAGTCACCTGTTTACCTGGTTGCATCACCATGATCGCAGTGCGACCAGAAATGGCCGGTGCTATTCGGAAATACGCCGAACCTGTCACCGGTGAACTAGTCATTAACCACCAAGTGCAATACCTC GGCACTGATAGGCGACTAACTTACTCAATGCTGTCTCAGGGCGAACATCTACGCACCCTGTTCGTCCCTGATGCCGTCAGCGAAACAGTTGCTCCCCAGTCACTGTTCCACTACCTAAGCCAAAGACGTCGATGGGGCTCCAATGCCTACTTCAACAATTACTTCTATTTGGCTGGCGAGAAAATGATCACCATCACTCGCATTGCTGCCTCTGTTGAAGTCATCCGTCTAAGCTTGGTGTACTACCGCATTCTCAACACTGCCTTGTTCATCGCAAGCTGTGTTCGTCATGTCTCTGCTATCAAGCTTGTACCTATGTTGGTCGTTGGCCAATTGCCCTCTCTCTGGTTCTTCTGTTCAATTCTCCTTGAACCCGAGCTACGAAAACGAGGGCACAAACTTGCGATTGGATACTTGATCAACAAGTGTGTATCACCAGTCATGAgcgtcatcatcttcaccaagGTTGCCACCAATCTGGGAAGTCAAGTCTGGGGTGTGTCTGGAGTCACGGCATCTTCTGGTCCCGTTCCTCCTCAAGTGGAGATAACGGATGAAGAGGCGAAACtgtttgaagttgaaatTGATGATTTATCTGCGGCCGAAAAGGGAGAAGCgcctttgttgttgaaaAGTTTGCTAGATGATGAGACAATAGCCAAGCCAGAGCGTTGTCGCCTCAAGGACGAGCGAGGAGATGTAGAATGCTag